A single window of Priestia filamentosa DNA harbors:
- a CDS encoding AMP-binding protein — protein sequence MRNKCETEEVFFVLQASEKPWLIHYPPEIPAEITLGEATLVSLFQKAAKEFQENPAIHFLGKTLSFKELAAQTDQLSCYFYEIGVRKGDRVAIMLPNCPQTVIAFNAVLKLGAVVVLINPLYTERELSHQLQDSGARFLITLDLLYSKAFKMKALTKIEHLIITSIKDYLPFPKNLLYPYLQKKTQKTVQHIKEDSDTHKWSTILKTKIASSVKEEVYSDDLALLQYTGGTTGFPKGVMLTHQNLVANTKMCTTWLYKCERGNERILGVLPFFHVYGLTTVLVLSILEGYEMVLLPKFEIKEVLKTIDKRKPTLFPGAPTIYVGLLNNTSLPKYDLSSIKACISGSSPLPAYVQEKFEDLTGGKLVEGYGLTESSPVTHANFLWGKRKQGSVGVPWPNTDAKIVSLETGEALPCGEIGEIAVKGPQVMKGYWHQEEETKQVLKDGWLFTGDLGYFDEDGYFYIVDRKKDMIIASGYNIYPREVEEVLYGYSKVKEAVVMGIPDLYRGETVKAFVVLKDGVSCSEKELDEHVRLSLASYKVPKVYEFRKELPKTAVGKILRRVLIEEERKE from the coding sequence GTGCGTAATAAATGCGAAACTGAGGAGGTATTTTTTGTGCTTCAAGCATCCGAAAAACCGTGGTTGATTCACTATCCGCCTGAAATACCGGCAGAAATCACTCTTGGTGAAGCGACGCTTGTATCGCTATTTCAAAAAGCAGCAAAAGAATTTCAAGAAAATCCTGCTATTCACTTTCTAGGAAAAACCCTTTCGTTTAAAGAGCTAGCTGCCCAAACTGATCAACTTTCTTGCTATTTTTATGAGATAGGAGTTCGTAAAGGTGATCGAGTCGCTATTATGCTACCAAACTGTCCTCAAACTGTAATCGCCTTTAATGCCGTATTAAAATTAGGAGCAGTTGTTGTACTTATTAACCCGCTTTATACAGAAAGAGAACTGTCCCACCAACTCCAAGATTCAGGCGCAAGGTTCCTTATTACTCTAGATTTGTTGTATTCAAAAGCTTTTAAGATGAAAGCGCTAACAAAGATAGAGCATCTCATTATAACATCCATCAAAGATTACTTGCCTTTTCCAAAAAATCTTCTTTATCCATATCTCCAAAAAAAGACTCAAAAAACTGTCCAACACATAAAAGAAGACAGCGATACGCATAAATGGTCTACCATTTTAAAAACAAAAATAGCAAGTTCGGTAAAAGAAGAAGTGTATAGCGATGATTTAGCTCTTTTACAATATACAGGAGGAACAACAGGTTTTCCTAAAGGAGTAATGCTGACACATCAAAACTTAGTTGCTAATACGAAGATGTGTACAACATGGCTTTACAAATGTGAAAGAGGAAATGAGAGAATTTTAGGTGTTTTGCCCTTTTTTCACGTGTATGGCTTAACAACAGTGCTTGTTTTATCTATTCTAGAAGGATATGAAATGGTGCTTTTACCAAAATTTGAAATAAAAGAGGTATTAAAAACAATTGACAAGAGAAAGCCAACGCTATTTCCCGGAGCTCCCACAATTTATGTTGGACTGCTTAATAATACTAGTCTACCAAAATATGATCTTTCCTCAATTAAAGCTTGTATAAGCGGTTCTTCACCACTTCCTGCTTATGTTCAGGAAAAGTTTGAGGACCTTACAGGAGGGAAGCTTGTAGAAGGTTATGGACTAACAGAAAGTTCCCCTGTGACACATGCTAATTTTCTCTGGGGAAAAAGAAAACAAGGAAGTGTTGGTGTACCTTGGCCAAATACGGATGCTAAAATTGTTTCGCTTGAAACAGGGGAAGCTTTACCATGTGGTGAAATAGGAGAAATTGCTGTAAAAGGGCCTCAAGTGATGAAAGGATACTGGCACCAAGAAGAAGAAACAAAACAAGTGTTGAAAGATGGGTGGCTTTTTACAGGAGACTTAGGCTATTTTGATGAAGACGGCTATTTCTACATTGTGGATCGAAAAAAAGATATGATTATTGCGAGTGGATATAATATTTACCCTCGTGAAGTAGAAGAAGTGCTATACGGGTATTCAAAAGTAAAAGAAGCCGTTGTTATGGGCATTCCTGACTTATACAGAGGAGAAACGGTCAAAGCCTTTGTTGTATTAAAAGATGGTGTATCATGTTCAGAAAAAGAACTTGATGAGCATGTACGCTTGTCTCTTGCTTCCTATAAAGTTCCAAAAGTCTATGAGTTCAGAAAAGAATTACCTAAAACAGCTGTTGGGAAAATCTTAAGGCGTGTTTTAATAGAAGAAGAAAGAAAAGAATAG
- a CDS encoding TetR/AcrR family transcriptional regulator, producing the protein MNRNRPKFKQILDAAVVVIAEHGYHSSQVSKIAKQAGVADGTIYLYFKNKEDILISLFQEKMGQFIERIQEDIQKEETASEKLFFLIQRHITFLSEDQHLAAVTQLELRQTNRDIRNQINEVLKGYLQIIDEILESGIESGEFQEELDARLARQMIFGTIDEVVTTWVMNEYKYDITELIPKVHKLLLHGCKR; encoded by the coding sequence ATGAATCGAAATAGACCAAAATTCAAACAAATTTTAGATGCAGCAGTTGTCGTCATTGCCGAACACGGCTATCATAGCTCTCAAGTATCTAAGATTGCTAAACAAGCAGGGGTAGCAGACGGAACTATTTATCTCTATTTTAAAAATAAGGAAGATATCCTCATATCCCTTTTTCAAGAGAAAATGGGACAATTTATTGAAAGAATTCAAGAGGATATTCAAAAAGAAGAAACAGCTTCTGAAAAGCTTTTCTTTTTAATTCAGCGTCACATTACGTTTCTTTCGGAAGATCAACACTTAGCAGCTGTAACTCAGCTTGAACTTCGCCAAACAAACCGCGATATAAGAAACCAAATTAACGAAGTTCTAAAAGGCTACCTTCAAATCATTGATGAAATTTTAGAAAGCGGCATTGAGAGCGGTGAGTTTCAAGAAGAACTAGATGCTCGTCTTGCTCGTCAAATGATTTTTGGAACAATTGATGAAGTTGTGACAACGTGGGTTATGAATGAGTATAAGTACGACATTACAGAACTTATTCCAAAAGTCCATAAGCTTCTACTTCATGGTTGTAAAAGATAA
- a CDS encoding enoyl-CoA hydratase, whose amino-acid sequence MAYVQMNKNQHVTTLTLNKPKANALSTALLKELWNTFSLLETDDETRVIVLRGEGKFFCAGADIKEFTSLQKSEDYESLARFGQKLMNKIETYPKPVIAAIHGAALGGGLELAMGCHMRFVAAEARLGLPELTLGIIPGFAGTQRLPRLVGVGKACEMMLTGESISGSEAVRIGLANEAFEENELFQKVAKLAGQMARKSPMTIKAILHLLQYAKDARYEEGIEEEARKFKEVFGSEDASEGIAAFLEKRKPFFQDK is encoded by the coding sequence ATGGCTTACGTTCAAATGAACAAAAATCAGCACGTCACAACTCTTACGCTAAATAAACCAAAAGCAAACGCTTTGTCAACCGCTCTTTTAAAAGAGCTTTGGAATACTTTTTCGTTACTTGAAACAGATGATGAAACACGCGTTATTGTGCTTCGAGGAGAAGGGAAGTTTTTTTGTGCAGGAGCGGATATTAAAGAATTCACATCCCTGCAAAAAAGTGAAGATTATGAGTCTCTTGCTCGCTTTGGGCAAAAGCTTATGAACAAGATTGAAACATACCCCAAGCCAGTTATTGCGGCTATTCATGGAGCAGCATTAGGCGGAGGTCTTGAACTGGCAATGGGGTGTCATATGAGGTTTGTTGCAGCAGAAGCCCGCTTAGGACTTCCAGAGCTTACACTTGGGATTATTCCCGGCTTTGCAGGAACGCAGCGACTTCCAAGGCTTGTCGGAGTAGGAAAAGCATGTGAAATGATGTTAACAGGTGAATCGATTTCTGGAAGTGAAGCTGTTCGCATAGGTCTAGCAAACGAGGCGTTTGAAGAGAATGAGCTTTTTCAAAAAGTAGCAAAGCTTGCTGGACAAATGGCAAGAAAAAGCCCTATGACTATTAAAGCAATTTTGCATCTTTTACAATATGCTAAAGATGCTCGCTATGAAGAAGGAATAGAAGAAGAAGCAAGGAAATTTAAAGAAGTATTCGGTTCAGAGGACGCTTCAGAAGGGATTGCTGCTTTTTTAGAAAAAAGAAAGCCATTCTTCCAAGATAAATAA
- a CDS encoding electron transfer flavoprotein subunit beta/FixA family protein yields MNIFVLMKRTFDTEEKISLDGGEIIEDGAEFIINPYDEYAIEEAISLKEKHGGEVTVVTLGNEDAQKELRTALAMGCDKAVLIDTEDEMESEDEYTTSIILASYLKEQQCDLIIGGNVAIDGGSGQVCPRVAELLNMACVTTITSIEIHGNDVEIIRDVEGDEEKIQAALPLVVTAQQGLNEPRYPSLPGIMKAKKKPLEEIELDDLEIEEEIEAKTKVVERFLPPEKEGGKILQGESHEQVKELVHLLYSEAKVL; encoded by the coding sequence ATGAATATTTTTGTGTTAATGAAGCGTACGTTTGATACAGAAGAAAAAATTTCACTTGATGGGGGAGAGATTATTGAGGATGGAGCAGAGTTCATTATTAATCCTTATGATGAATATGCAATAGAAGAAGCAATCTCTTTAAAAGAAAAACATGGAGGAGAAGTGACGGTTGTAACACTGGGGAACGAAGACGCTCAAAAAGAACTGCGAACGGCGCTTGCAATGGGGTGTGATAAAGCCGTGCTCATTGATACAGAAGATGAAATGGAAAGCGAAGATGAATATACCACATCCATTATTTTAGCCTCTTATTTAAAAGAACAGCAATGTGATTTGATTATTGGTGGAAATGTTGCTATTGACGGAGGAAGTGGACAGGTTTGTCCACGAGTCGCAGAGCTTTTAAATATGGCTTGTGTTACAACTATCACAAGTATTGAAATCCATGGGAATGATGTGGAAATAATAAGGGACGTCGAAGGAGATGAAGAAAAAATTCAAGCAGCTCTACCGCTTGTTGTAACAGCTCAACAAGGACTAAATGAACCACGCTATCCGTCTTTACCTGGTATTATGAAGGCCAAAAAGAAGCCGCTTGAAGAAATTGAATTAGATGATCTAGAAATAGAGGAAGAAATAGAAGCCAAAACAAAGGTTGTTGAACGGTTTTTACCACCTGAAAAAGAAGGAGGCAAAATACTTCAGGGTGAATCACACGAACAGGTGAAAGAGCTTGTTCATCTATTATACTCAGAAGCAAAAGTGCTTTAA